The Arachis ipaensis cultivar K30076 chromosome B07, Araip1.1, whole genome shotgun sequence genomic interval catgcctaattgcctatttgaattacttgatatatatgCTTATACTTGTGCTATACTTGCTTTGCTATTACCTATgtttttctactgggattgaggaggatcaaaaggcggtggcgatgggatcgcatggtggTTAGGCTggagaaggctgtgggacagcggtgaactgatagttagaaatcccttaagttagtttaccctttttataaaggttttaaagttatggttttaattttagtatgctttaagttgaatctaaTGACggatatgaagctctaggattgtctctagcgtcccggggtcttatatcttacattactgggcactgttaccatactgagaacctccagttctcattccatactttgatattgtttttcagatgcaggtcgcaacctacCTTGGTGAGTTGCTTGATTAtgacagagcggaggaccttTATCATGTATTTGgagtcttttgatttatttttattagtactctcacttttgtattttattttgctttagaGGCTTACTTTATGAGAGATATTCtgtataagctattttactttcaaaactctgtatgtcagTAGTAAACTAGTCGACCTAAACTCCGTGGGCTGTGGCTAGTATCTTaagattattatactcttatataacTACATATATCTTGTTATCTCACATAGTGGATGTTGTCTCTTACGCTTGTAGCTTCGTGTGAAGGTTCGCGCTTTGTAATTCTGTATTTGAGCTTattttcttcatcgggcttctagaattattattccttctatatatatttatgtatatgctttagaactgtcgtaacctttgattaacctttgctttacggcatgaggtaaggcttagggtaattagggtgttacatggaTTCCAAGTCTAAAATCGAAAAGTGCGTAGGGTATTGTTGAGCTCCTGAATTCGATGCTCTACCACCCCCAACTGGAATACTCCTCCCTAGATCATCATTTCTATCCTCATCAATCATGACGGGCTccacattatcatcatcatcatcatcatcatcatcatcatcatcatcatcatcatcatcctgcaGTACGTCTTCGACACCATCTGGTATTTTACCCTCCCCAAAAACTGGAATCATAACTTGTAAGAAATGGAAGTTATTAACTGTTCaattaaagtaaaataataaattaatagtcTAGAATAGGTTCATAAATTTAGAAAtgttaattagaaaaattaagtaaaatttggATTCAGTAGATTTTTTCTGAGTGgaaaaatgtattttctgcaGAGAATTGCGTAAAAATGCGTACCGGTAATTTAACTGGCAGTACCAACTTAAGTCTGCCTGATACtgtgtaaaaataataaaaactgtagaaaacatttagaatttaaaaatcggatgctaattctaaaggttttAGCCAAAAATTGGGCCATACGAACCAAAAGCATTAAGCAGTTGGAAGGGCCCACGTTGGACCCAAGTTCAACATATAAATGGACCTTAATGAAGCCATTCAGCTtcataacacacacacacaagagGGAGAGTTGctgagattgaagaagaagagatcactatatgtttgcttgctttgcctAACTGaactgacaagtgatatcacggcaATAGGACGGACATTCATCATGTGTATCTTCTTTGTGTTTGCTTGCTTTGCTTAATTGCATCTAGTGCCTAAATGTATAACATGCTTATttacttcttgaattacttgctaaAAATGTATATTgcctgtgttttacttgcttgcatctacttgtgttttctgctgggattgaggaggtttgataggtggtggcgatgggatcgcatggaggataacTTGGCAAAGGTTGTCAAATAGTGGTGTTTCTGTTAGTTAGAAATCCTTAAGACTAGATAACCCTTTTATGGTTTTTATTTAAATGTTTCTAATTTTGAATCTTATGCTTGtgggaagttctaggattgcctttggcgtctcgaaatcttatatcttatctattgaGAATTGTTACCATGCTGAGTATCTCCAGTTCTCTTACTTTTGTATATTGTACTTGTTACCGTAGAGGCTTAACCTTGAGAGACAGGATGTATCCATTTTACTTTCAAAAACTCTGTTGTATCTGTTtgaactagtcggcctaaactccacgGGCTGTGACTAGTTCTCCTTTTGTTAttgtacatacatacatacatacatacatacatacatacatacatatacatacatacatatatatatatatatatatatatatatatatatatatatatattgtagcTTTAAACTATCATGGAGCTTTTGTTGCCCTTTGCTTTacagctagaggtaaggcttagggtgatagggtgttacatttagtggtatcagagcgatTCGTCCTCGTGCGCTTGAGGGATGgatcgattgtgcttcattgcatattctgggtcatttttctttcgtgctatttaggatatctgtTTGATATGCAtaacatgcttgtttgtgagtgcctttttgggataattgaagcactaagTTTGAGGTATTAAAACTAATCACCTTGACATCAATTGTTTGATGTGGACAGAATCCTGAATGGCGACTCGCGAATGAGGTCGACCAGGTACAGGGAGAGATAATGAGGATGACCAACCGGCCAATAACCATGCTGAGTTCATGGCGGCGATGACTAACCTAGCTAACTCGATGCAAGCGAGTGCTGTTAGGACGACACAAGCCATGGAAAGGTTAGGGAAACCAGCCAGAAATGGAAATGCAAATAGAGAAGGGGTCGGAAACAACTTAGGAGGCGCTCTGATGACAATAGCTACTTTCCTAAAGGTTAACCCGCTGACTTTCATAAGAATGATAATCCTACAGAAGCAGACAACTGGTTCCAAGCTATGTAGTTTACACTGCAGACTCAGCATATCTCGGATACTCAATTCGTAGAGTTTGCAGCCTATCAACTGATAGGAGAAGCTCAATACTGGTGGCAAGGAGAGTGTCGACTGCTGCAACTTCAGAATACGGATATTCCTTGGGAGTTATTTCAGACAACCTTTTACAGGGAGTATTTTCTGGAATCCATGAGGAAGGCTAGAGAGTTGGAGCTTATGCAGCTAAAGCAGGGTTCTATGTTTGTAACCGAGTATAGCAGTAAGTTTGTGGAACTCTATAGGTTCTCAAGGGAATGTCAGGGAACCCCTGAGTCCTATGAGGGTTGGAAGTGCATTAAGTACTAGGGAGGTCTTCGGGAGAACATTATGAGTACTGTGGCTCCGTTGGAGATTCAAAGATTTTCTGAATTAGTAAAAAAGGCAAGGGTTGTTAAAGATTGTGCTAAGAAGGTGGCTTTGGCGAGGGATACTCGTGGAGGCAATAACAACCGAGGTCGTGGGAAGCATTTTCATCCTAGAGCTTATAACTTCAAAAGGGGTGGACATGCCCCTCAGTATCCACAAGGTCAAGGAAACTTCAAGAGAACCAACTACCACCAGTTTCATCAGGCAAAAGGAAGAGGTAAACAAAGTAAAACTTCTCCGGATTTAACTTGTGACCGTTGTAGACATTTTTATGCTTATAATTCATGCAAGCTGAGTATAGGTGGATGCTTTATTTATGGATTACCTGGGCACTGGCAAAGGATTGCACTCGTGAGAGAAACCAGAATGCGGGTTAGAACCAATAACAAGGCCGAGTATTTGCTGTGAATGCCAATGATGCTGCTAAGTCGGATCCTCTGATGAGAGGTAAATATTTAATTGGTGACAAAATATTGATAGCATTGTATGACATGGGCACTTCACATTCATTATTGCATTTGATAACGCTACCAATCTAGGGTTGAAAATATCATACTTAACTTTCGATTTGCATATGCATACCCCGTCTCAAACAGTTGTGACTAGGTTAGGTTGTAGGCAAGTCCCCTTCCGGATAGAGGATAAACCCTTTGTGCATGACTTAACATGTTTACCGATGGTTGAGTTGGAGATGATTTTGAGATTTGATTGGTTGTCAAAGAACCTAAtgttgttggatttctttgagCGATCAATTTCCTTTATGTcggaaggagaaggaggagcaaTTGTAGCTAAGGGTTATTATCTAAACTCTGTAATGGTGAACTATCTCATTGTTTGTGGCCGATTACACAAGTCGATTTGAGGAGCTCTGTAGGTTCTCTAGGGTATGTCAAGGTGCCCCGAAGTCCTATGAGTGATGGTAGTGTATAAAGTACCAAGGAGGACTAAGGGACAACATCATGATGGCTGTGGCTCCTTGGAGATTTCGATATTTTCTAAGCTTATGAACAAGGCAATGGTTATGGAGGAGTGTGCTAAGAAGGTGGCATTGGCGAGAGATACCCGAGGAGGAAACAACACTAAAGGCCAAGGCAAGTACTTTCACTTGAGAGGTCTAACTTTCAAAAAGGATGGACGTGTACCTCAAGACCCTTAAGGACAAGGGGGCTTTAGGAGAAACAACTATGATGAGTTCCACCCAGCGAGAGGAAGAGGTAATTAGAGTAAGACTTCTTTGGATTCAATTTTGTAACCGTTGCGGGCGTTTTCATCCTTATGATTCATGCAAGTTGGGTATAAGTGGATGCTTTACATGTGGATTTCCTGGACACATGGCGAAGGATTGCTCTCATGGGAGGAATGGAAATGTGGGTCGAAATAAACAAGGCTGAGTGTTCGTTGTGAACGCCAGTGATGCTGCTAAGGCGGATCCTTTGATGAGAGGTAACTATTTATTTGGTGAGAAAATATTGGTTGCATTGTATGATACTGGAGCCTCGCATTCATTTATTGAATTTGATAATGTTGAGGAACTAGGATTGAAAATATCCGAATTAGCTTTCGATTTGCATGTGCATACCTCGTATCAGACAGTTGTGACTAGATTAGGATGTAGGCAAGTTTCTTTTAAGATTGAGGATATGGATTTTGTTCATGATTTCATTTGTTGACCAATGGTTgggttggagatgattttgggATTTAATTGGTTGTCAAAGAACCAAgtattgttggattgctttgagcAATCAATTCGGTTTATGCCAAAAGGAGAAGGAGGAGCAGTGATAGCTGAGGGTTATTACATGAACTCTGTGTTGGTGAATTGTAGTGTAAaagagtgtcagggttatataCTCTTGGCTGCGAATGCGTTAGGCGATGAGAAAAAGTTAGACCAAATTTCGGTAGTTAGGGAGTTTTCCGAAGTGTTTCCTAAAGATATTCCCGAATTTTCATCTCAAAGGGAGATTGAATTTGCGATAGACTTAGTGCTGGGAGCAAGTCCAATTTCAATTGCACCGTACAGAATGACTCCAATAGAGCTGGCTGAACTTAAAACACAGTTGGAAGAGCTtttgaacaagaggttcattcgaccgagtgtgTCTCCAtggggagcgccagttttattggtgaaaAAGAAAGATAGAGGGATGCGACTTTGCGTGGATTGCCGACAGTTAAACAAAATGACGgtgaagaacaagtacccgctGCCGAGGATCGATGATTTAATGGATTAATTGCAAGGAGCTGTGGTGTCTCGAAGATCGATTTGAGGTCAaggttaccatcagataagggtgaaggaGGAAGATATTCCGAAAATTGCATTTAGAACACATTATGGTCGCTATGAATACGCGGTAATATTCTTTGGGTTGACCAATGCACTTGttgtattcatggattacatgaacagagtgtTTCATCCCTTTTTAGATAAGTTTGTGGTGGTATTCATAGATGAAATCCTGGTTTACTCAAAGACGGTGAAAGAACATGAGGAGCATCTGAAGATTGTATTATAGATTTTGAAGGAGCGGAAGTTGTCTGCGAAGTTATCGAAATGTGAATTTTGGAAAGAGGAGGTAAAGTTTTTAGGACACGTCGTGAGTAAGAAAGGAATAGTTATAGATCCTTCAAAGATAGAGGCGGTGATGGAATCGGAAAGACCGACGTCCGTGACAGAAATTAGAAGCTTCTTGGGATTAGCTGGGTATTTCCGAAGATTCATCCATGGATTTTTGCGAATCGCGTTGCCGATGACAAAGCGAACTCGGAAGGATACACCATTTGTGTGGACATCAAAATGTGAAGAGAGCTTTCATACATTGAAAGAAAAGTTAACTTCAGCACCAATCTTGATTTTACCCGAACCACACGAACCGTTTGAAGTTTACTGCGACGCCTCGCTGAAAGGCTTGGGTTTTGTATTAATGCAATACCGGAATGTCATAGCTTATGCTTCGTATCAACTAAGACCACATGAGATGAATTATCCAACTCATGACTTAGAATTGGCGGCGGTTGTGTTTGTGCTAAAGATCTGGAGGCATTATTTGTACAGAGTAAAGTTCTGAGTCTTTTCTGATCACAAGAGTCTCAAGTATATCTTTGATCAGAAGGAGCTCAATATGTGCCAAAGGAGGTGGATAGAGTTACTAAAAGATTACGATTTTGAACTAAGTTATCATCCCGAAAAGGATAATGTTGTAGCGGATGCCTTGAATAGAAAGTCAATGACGACTGCATGGATGAGGATTAAAGAGGAGGAGTTGGTGAATAAGTTTGTGAAGCTTAAGTTAGACATTGGAGAAATTGATG includes:
- the LOC107607454 gene encoding uncharacterized protein LOC107607454, whose product is MAAMTNLANSMQASAVRTTQAMERLGKPARNGNANREGVGNNLGGALMTIATFLKTQHISDTQFVEFAAYQLIGEAQYWWQGECRLLQLQNTDIPWELFQTTFYREYFLESMRKARELELMQLKQGSMFVTEYSSKFVELYRFSRECQGTPESYEGWKCIKY